Proteins encoded by one window of Xanthomonas sp. DAR 80977:
- a CDS encoding M3 family metallopeptidase, producing MTTRLALALAATLGLAMPAYANAATPAATQAATQANPFFAESPLPLHYPQFDRIKDSDFAPAFDAGMAQQLKEVEAIANQKAKPSFDNTIVAMEKSGQVLDRATTVFFNLVGADTNDARKQLQAEYSAKFAAHRDTISLNPKLFARIQALYATRDQLGLDAQGVRLVEKYYSDFVRDGAKLGDADKTRLKAMNAELAKLGTQFSQNVLAEVNAAAVVVDDVKQLDGLSDEQIASAAEAAKARKLDGKYVIALLNTTGQPPLTQLKDRALRERIYQASVSRGSHGGQYDNTALVSRIMSLRAERAKLLGYPNHAAYSLEDQTAKTPEAVNAMLGKLAPAAVANAKREAADLQVMIDKEQKAAGKPSFKLEAWDWAYYTEKVRQAKYDFDEAQLKPYFELKNVLENGVFYAANQEYGLTFKQRTDLPTYRGDLLVYDVFDADGKQLAIFIADMYARESKRGGAWMNSYVSQSALTGYKPVVANHLNIPKPPAGQPTLLTWDEVTTAFHEFGHALHGMFSDVKYPYFSGTSVPRDFVEFPSQVNEMWADDPAILKHYAKHYQSGAPMPQALLDKVVAAAKFNQGFATTEYLGAAMLDQRWHQLGAGQVPPASGVMEFEAKALAADGIAYAPVPPRYRTPYFSHIMGGYAAGYYAYIWSEVLDANTQQWFKQHGGLSRANGDRFRQTLLSRGGSVDAMQLFQDFAGHAPKIEPLLEKRGLSEAPAAAPR from the coding sequence ATGACCACCCGCCTCGCCCTCGCGCTCGCCGCCACGCTCGGACTCGCCATGCCTGCCTACGCCAACGCCGCCACGCCCGCCGCCACGCAAGCGGCCACGCAGGCCAACCCGTTCTTCGCCGAAAGCCCGCTGCCGCTGCACTACCCGCAGTTCGACCGGATCAAGGACAGCGATTTCGCGCCGGCCTTCGACGCCGGCATGGCGCAGCAGCTGAAGGAAGTGGAGGCGATCGCCAACCAGAAGGCCAAGCCGAGCTTCGACAACACCATCGTGGCGATGGAGAAGAGCGGCCAGGTGCTGGATCGCGCCACCACGGTGTTCTTCAACCTGGTCGGCGCCGACACCAACGACGCGCGCAAGCAGCTGCAGGCCGAGTACTCCGCCAAGTTCGCCGCGCACCGCGACACCATCTCGCTCAACCCCAAGCTGTTCGCGCGCATCCAGGCGCTGTACGCCACCCGCGACCAGCTCGGCCTGGACGCGCAGGGCGTGCGCCTGGTCGAGAAGTACTACAGCGATTTCGTGCGCGACGGCGCCAAGCTCGGCGATGCCGACAAGACCAGGCTCAAGGCGATGAACGCCGAGCTGGCCAAGCTGGGCACCCAGTTCAGCCAGAACGTGCTGGCCGAGGTGAATGCCGCGGCGGTGGTGGTGGACGACGTCAAGCAGCTCGACGGCCTGTCCGACGAACAGATCGCCTCGGCGGCCGAAGCGGCCAAGGCGCGCAAGCTCGACGGCAAGTACGTGATCGCGCTGCTCAACACCACCGGCCAGCCGCCGCTGACCCAGCTCAAGGACCGCGCGTTGCGCGAGAGGATCTACCAGGCCTCGGTGTCGCGCGGCAGCCACGGCGGCCAGTACGACAACACCGCGCTGGTGTCGCGGATCATGAGCCTGCGCGCCGAGCGCGCCAAGCTGCTGGGCTACCCGAACCACGCCGCCTATTCGCTGGAAGACCAGACCGCCAAGACCCCCGAAGCGGTCAACGCGATGCTCGGCAAGCTGGCCCCGGCCGCGGTCGCCAACGCCAAGCGCGAGGCCGCCGACCTGCAGGTGATGATCGACAAGGAACAGAAGGCCGCCGGCAAGCCGAGCTTCAAGCTGGAGGCCTGGGACTGGGCCTACTACACCGAGAAGGTGCGCCAGGCCAAGTACGACTTCGACGAGGCCCAGCTCAAGCCCTACTTCGAACTGAAGAACGTGCTGGAGAACGGCGTGTTCTACGCCGCCAACCAGGAGTACGGGCTGACCTTCAAGCAGCGCACCGACCTGCCGACCTACCGCGGCGACCTGCTGGTCTACGACGTGTTCGACGCCGACGGCAAGCAGTTGGCGATCTTCATCGCCGACATGTACGCGCGCGAATCCAAGCGCGGCGGCGCCTGGATGAACTCCTACGTGTCGCAGTCGGCGCTGACCGGCTACAAGCCGGTGGTCGCCAACCACCTCAACATCCCCAAGCCGCCGGCCGGCCAGCCGACCCTGCTGACCTGGGACGAGGTCACCACCGCGTTCCACGAGTTCGGCCATGCGCTGCACGGCATGTTCTCCGACGTGAAGTACCCGTACTTCTCCGGCACCAGCGTGCCGCGCGACTTCGTCGAGTTCCCGTCGCAGGTCAACGAGATGTGGGCGGACGATCCGGCGATCCTCAAGCACTACGCCAAGCACTACCAGAGCGGCGCGCCGATGCCGCAGGCCTTGCTGGACAAGGTCGTGGCCGCGGCCAAGTTCAACCAGGGCTTCGCCACCACCGAATACCTGGGCGCGGCGATGCTCGACCAGCGCTGGCACCAGCTCGGCGCCGGCCAGGTGCCGCCGGCATCGGGCGTGATGGAGTTCGAGGCCAAGGCGCTGGCCGCCGACGGCATCGCCTACGCGCCGGTGCCGCCGCGCTACCGCACGCCCTACTTCAGCCACATCATGGGCGGCTACGCGGCCGGCTACTACGCCTACATCTGGTCCGAAGTGCTGGACGCCAACACCCAGCAGTGGTTCAAGCAGCACGGCGGGCTCAGCCGCGCCAACGGCGACCGCTTTCGCCAGACCCTGCTCTCGCGCGGCGGCAGCGTCGATGCGATGCAGCTGTTCCAGGACTTCGCCGGGCATGCGCCGAAGATCGAGCCGTTGCTGGAAAAGCGCGGCCTGAGCGAAGCGCCCGCCGCAGCGCCACGCTGA
- a CDS encoding amidohydrolase family protein, with protein MKAIFGLCVAACAAWAAPAWSAQTLRYVVLVDGGKQAGQQSVSVGDDGVTRVDYVFKDNGRGPELKEQYTLAADGTFKTYQVQGSSTFGAPVDERFSRDGDRVRWKSTSDQGERRVPGGAQYWPLGGTPAAASAAVTALSRRADGKLPLIPSGTLTLRKLQQAQVGQGNSAREVQLVALTGVGFTPTFAWLTTGAAPRLFAFIAPGWMQLIETGYEKDAAALEAAQKQAEVTALVELQQRLAHPLPGTTLIRNARVFDSEHATLGAASDVLLRDGKIVSVNATGGAPAPAQQVVDAQGRVLLPGLFDMHGHVGRWDGGLHLAAGVTTVRDMGNDNATLQQVMQEERDGQLLMPSLVACGFLEGESPMSARNGFVVSTQAQANEAVDWYAAHGYVGIKIYNSFPQALVRDTAAYAHAKGLRVSGHIPVHMLAHEAVEQGYDEIQHINQVLLNFYATHDTDTRTLERFYLPAKRTADLDFDSAPVQAFVQDLARRQIAIDSTVATFDFIRQRPGELSQAYAAVAEHLPPDVQRGLRSAEFDIPDDATAALYERSYEKMVAFVGRLYQAGVPLVAGTDATPGFTLQREIELYVQAGLTPAQALQVATWNGAKYSRTLDSRGSITPGKRADLILVDGDPTRDIADLRKVALVVKQGTAYYPSEVYTALGIAPFAAPARIATMED; from the coding sequence ATGAAAGCGATCTTCGGCTTGTGCGTGGCCGCGTGCGCGGCATGGGCGGCGCCGGCGTGGTCGGCGCAGACGCTGCGCTACGTGGTGCTGGTGGACGGCGGCAAGCAGGCCGGGCAGCAGAGCGTCAGCGTCGGCGACGACGGCGTCACCCGGGTCGACTACGTGTTCAAGGACAACGGCCGCGGCCCGGAACTGAAGGAGCAGTACACGCTGGCCGCCGACGGCACCTTCAAGACCTACCAGGTGCAGGGCAGCTCCACCTTCGGCGCGCCGGTGGACGAGCGCTTCAGCCGCGACGGCGATCGCGTGCGGTGGAAGTCCACGTCCGACCAGGGCGAGCGGCGCGTGCCTGGCGGCGCCCAGTACTGGCCGCTCGGCGGCACCCCGGCCGCGGCCTCGGCGGCGGTGACCGCGCTGAGCCGCCGCGCCGACGGCAAGTTGCCGCTGATCCCCAGCGGCACGCTGACCCTGCGCAAGCTGCAGCAGGCGCAGGTCGGCCAGGGCAACAGCGCGCGCGAGGTGCAGTTGGTGGCGCTGACCGGGGTCGGCTTCACCCCCACCTTCGCCTGGCTCACCACCGGCGCCGCGCCGCGCCTGTTCGCGTTCATCGCACCGGGCTGGATGCAGCTGATCGAGACCGGCTACGAAAAGGATGCCGCTGCGCTGGAAGCGGCGCAGAAACAGGCCGAGGTCACCGCCCTGGTCGAGCTGCAGCAGCGCCTGGCGCATCCCTTGCCCGGCACCACGCTGATCCGCAACGCGCGCGTGTTCGACAGCGAGCACGCCACCCTCGGCGCCGCGTCCGACGTGCTGCTGCGCGACGGCAAGATCGTCTCGGTGAACGCCACCGGCGGCGCGCCGGCACCGGCGCAGCAGGTGGTCGATGCGCAGGGGCGGGTGCTGCTGCCCGGCCTGTTCGACATGCATGGCCATGTCGGCCGCTGGGACGGCGGCCTGCACCTGGCCGCCGGCGTCACCACCGTGCGCGACATGGGCAACGACAATGCCACGCTGCAGCAGGTGATGCAGGAAGAACGCGACGGCCAGCTGCTGATGCCGAGCCTGGTCGCCTGCGGGTTCCTGGAGGGCGAGAGCCCGATGTCGGCGCGCAACGGCTTCGTGGTCAGCACCCAGGCGCAGGCCAACGAGGCGGTGGACTGGTATGCGGCGCACGGCTATGTCGGCATCAAGATCTACAACTCGTTCCCGCAGGCGCTGGTGCGCGACACCGCCGCCTACGCGCATGCCAAGGGCCTGCGCGTCAGCGGGCACATTCCGGTGCACATGCTCGCGCACGAGGCGGTGGAGCAGGGCTACGACGAGATCCAGCACATCAACCAGGTGCTGCTGAATTTCTACGCCACCCACGACACCGATACGCGCACGCTGGAACGCTTCTACCTGCCGGCCAAGCGCACCGCCGACCTGGACTTCGACTCGGCGCCGGTGCAGGCCTTCGTGCAGGACCTGGCCAGGCGGCAGATCGCGATCGACTCGACCGTGGCCACCTTCGACTTCATCCGCCAGCGCCCGGGCGAGCTGTCGCAGGCCTACGCCGCCGTGGCCGAGCACCTGCCGCCGGACGTGCAGCGCGGGCTGCGCAGCGCGGAGTTCGACATTCCCGACGACGCCACCGCCGCGCTGTACGAACGTTCCTACGAGAAGATGGTGGCCTTCGTCGGCCGCCTGTACCAGGCCGGCGTGCCGCTGGTGGCCGGCACCGACGCCACCCCCGGCTTCACCCTGCAGCGCGAGATCGAGCTGTACGTGCAGGCCGGGCTGACCCCGGCGCAGGCGTTGCAGGTGGCGACCTGGAACGGCGCCAAGTATTCGCGCACGCTGGACAGCCGCGGCTCGATCACCCCGGGCAAGCGCGCCGACCTGATCCTGGTCGACGGCGACCCGACCCGCGACATCGCCGACCTGCGCAAGGTCGCGCTGGTGGTCAAGCAGGGCACCGCGTACTACCCGAGCGAGGTCTACACCGCGCTGGGCATCGCGCCGTTCGCCGCGCCCGCGCGCATCGCCACCATGGAGGATTGA
- a CDS encoding glutathione peroxidase — translation MDIPTTAYAFSADDIDGRPQPLADYAGKVLLIVNVASKCGFTPQYAGLQALWRQYRERGLVVLGFPCDQFGHQEPGDADEIKRFCALTYEVDFPMFAKVQVNGEAAHPLWQWLKQQKSGLLGIAAIKWNFSKFLVGRDGRVLARYAPTDKPEALAADIERALG, via the coding sequence ATGGACATCCCGACCACCGCCTACGCCTTCAGCGCCGACGACATCGACGGCCGTCCGCAGCCGCTGGCCGACTACGCGGGCAAGGTGCTGCTGATCGTCAACGTCGCCTCCAAGTGCGGCTTCACCCCGCAGTACGCCGGGCTGCAGGCGCTGTGGCGGCAGTACCGCGAGCGCGGGCTGGTGGTGCTCGGCTTCCCCTGCGACCAGTTCGGCCACCAGGAACCCGGCGATGCGGACGAGATCAAGCGGTTCTGCGCGCTGACCTACGAGGTCGATTTCCCGATGTTCGCCAAGGTGCAGGTCAACGGCGAGGCCGCGCATCCGCTGTGGCAATGGCTCAAGCAGCAGAAATCCGGGTTGCTCGGCATCGCCGCGATCAAGTGGAACTTCAGCAAGTTCCTGGTCGGCCGCGACGGCCGGGTGCTGGCGCGCTATGCGCCGACCGACAAGCCGGAAGCGCTGGCCGCCGACATCGAGCGCGCGCTGGGCTGA
- a CDS encoding ferredoxin--NADP reductase: MSSAFGPETVLEVRHWTDDYFSFTTTRNEGFRFDNGQFVMIGLETETRPLLRAYSIASANWEERLEFFSIKVPDGPLTSRLQHIRPGDAVLVGKKPTGTLLISDLHPGRHLYLLGTGTGLAPWLSVIKDPETYERFDKVILTHGVRFEKDLAYRDYFENELPQHEFLGETIRDKLLYYPAVTREDFRNRGRLTELLESGRMQQTLGLPPLDPEYDRAMICGSPQMLADLRQTLDARGFVASSRIGTPGHYVFERAFVEK; encoded by the coding sequence ATGTCCTCTGCTTTTGGCCCCGAAACGGTGCTCGAAGTCCGTCACTGGACGGACGACTACTTCAGCTTCACCACCACCCGCAACGAAGGCTTCCGCTTCGACAACGGCCAGTTCGTGATGATCGGCCTGGAGACGGAGACGCGGCCGCTGCTGCGCGCCTATTCCATCGCCAGCGCCAACTGGGAAGAGCGGCTGGAGTTCTTCAGCATCAAGGTGCCGGACGGCCCGCTGACCTCGCGCCTGCAGCACATCCGGCCGGGCGACGCGGTGCTGGTCGGCAAGAAGCCCACCGGCACCCTGCTGATCAGCGACCTGCACCCGGGCCGGCACCTGTACCTGCTCGGCACCGGCACCGGCCTGGCGCCGTGGCTGTCGGTGATCAAGGACCCGGAGACCTACGAGCGCTTCGACAAGGTGATCCTCACCCACGGCGTGCGCTTCGAGAAGGACCTGGCCTACCGCGACTACTTCGAGAACGAACTGCCGCAGCACGAGTTCCTCGGCGAGACCATCCGCGACAAGCTGCTGTACTACCCGGCGGTGACCCGCGAGGACTTCCGCAACCGCGGCCGCCTCACCGAGCTGCTGGAAAGCGGGCGGATGCAGCAGACCCTGGGCCTGCCGCCGCTGGATCCGGAATACGACCGGGCGATGATCTGCGGCAGCCCGCAGATGCTGGCCGACCTGCGCCAGACCCTGGACGCGCGCGGCTTCGTCGCCTCCTCGCGGATCGGCACGCCGGGGCATTACGTATTCGAGCGGGCCTTCGTCGAGAAGTGA
- a CDS encoding ABC transporter ATP-binding protein has protein sequence MASSPPSHGAARPAASAGPSLRERFDAMRNLPPFLRQIWQTSHWLTLTSIGLRVLRALIPVASLYIGKLIIDEAIHLVGQSPGFTSFGQALASGRLQRLLELLALELALAIGSDLLGRLVSYADTLLSELFNNVTSVQLMEHAAQLDLEDFEDPEQQDKLDRARRQTMGRMNLMSQLFGQVQDAITVVSFAIGLLVYAPWLILLLALALVPAFIGEAHFNALGYSLNFQWTAERRQLDYLRQVGASVETAKEVKIFNLHSFLIARYRALADRFFQANRALARKRMLWGTLLAALGTLGYYAAYGYIAWRTVRGDFSIGDLTFLAGSFLRLRQLLEGLLIGFSQVAGQALYLDDLYSFFRIVPEIRTRPGAVPVPRPIARGFVFENVGFRYPDAEQWAVRHLDFELRAGEVLALVGENGAGKTTLVKLLARLYDPDEGRILLDGRDLRDYDLDDLRANLGVIFQDFVRYHLSAGENIGVGRVDSMTDATRIRAAAQRAMASELIEGLPHGYEQLIGRRFKTGVDLSGGQWQKIAIARAYMRDAQVMILDEPTAALDARSEFEVFQRFKELSDNRTAVLISHRFSSVRMADRILVLAGGQIEASGTHAELMAQGGRYAELFELQAAGYR, from the coding sequence ATGGCCTCTTCTCCTCCTTCCCACGGCGCTGCGCGCCCTGCCGCCAGCGCCGGCCCCAGCCTGCGCGAGCGCTTCGACGCGATGCGCAACCTGCCGCCGTTCCTGCGCCAGATCTGGCAGACCAGCCACTGGCTGACCCTCACCAGCATCGGCCTGCGCGTGCTGCGCGCGCTGATCCCGGTGGCCTCGCTGTACATCGGCAAGCTGATCATCGACGAGGCGATCCACCTGGTCGGGCAGTCGCCCGGCTTCACTTCGTTCGGCCAGGCGCTGGCCAGCGGGCGGCTGCAGCGGCTGCTGGAACTGCTGGCGCTGGAACTGGCGCTGGCGATCGGCTCGGACCTGCTCGGGCGGCTGGTCAGCTATGCCGACACGCTGCTGTCGGAGCTGTTCAACAACGTCACCAGCGTGCAGCTGATGGAGCATGCCGCGCAGCTGGACCTGGAGGATTTCGAGGACCCGGAACAGCAGGACAAGCTCGACCGCGCGCGGCGCCAGACCATGGGCCGGATGAACCTGATGAGCCAGCTGTTCGGCCAGGTGCAGGACGCGATCACCGTGGTCAGCTTCGCGATCGGCCTGCTGGTCTACGCGCCCTGGCTGATCCTGCTGCTGGCGCTGGCGCTGGTGCCGGCCTTCATCGGCGAGGCGCACTTCAACGCGCTGGGCTATTCGCTCAACTTCCAATGGACCGCGGAGCGGCGCCAGCTCGACTACCTGCGCCAGGTCGGCGCCAGCGTCGAGACCGCCAAGGAAGTGAAGATCTTCAACCTGCACAGCTTCCTGATCGCGCGCTACCGGGCGCTGGCCGACCGCTTCTTCCAGGCCAACCGCGCGCTGGCGCGCAAGCGCATGCTGTGGGGCACGCTGCTGGCCGCGCTGGGCACGCTGGGCTATTACGCCGCCTACGGCTACATCGCCTGGCGCACGGTGCGCGGCGATTTCAGCATCGGCGACCTCACCTTCCTGGCCGGCAGCTTCCTGCGCCTGCGCCAGCTGCTGGAAGGGCTGCTGATCGGCTTTTCGCAGGTGGCCGGGCAGGCGCTGTACCTGGACGATCTGTACTCGTTCTTCCGCATCGTGCCGGAGATCCGCACCCGGCCCGGCGCGGTGCCGGTGCCGCGGCCGATCGCGCGCGGCTTCGTGTTCGAGAACGTCGGCTTCCGCTACCCCGATGCCGAGCAGTGGGCGGTGCGCCACCTGGACTTCGAGCTGCGCGCCGGCGAGGTGCTGGCGCTGGTCGGCGAGAACGGCGCCGGCAAGACCACCCTGGTCAAGCTGCTGGCGCGGCTGTACGACCCGGACGAGGGCCGCATCCTGCTCGACGGCCGCGACCTGCGCGACTACGACCTGGACGACCTGCGCGCCAACCTGGGGGTGATCTTCCAGGACTTCGTGCGCTACCACCTCAGCGCCGGCGAGAACATCGGCGTCGGCCGGGTCGATTCGATGACCGATGCGACGCGGATCCGCGCCGCCGCGCAGCGCGCCATGGCCAGCGAGCTGATCGAGGGCCTGCCGCACGGTTACGAGCAGCTGATCGGACGCCGCTTCAAGACCGGCGTGGACCTGTCCGGCGGGCAATGGCAGAAGATCGCGATCGCGCGCGCCTACATGCGCGACGCGCAAGTGATGATCCTGGACGAGCCGACCGCGGCGCTGGACGCGCGCAGCGAATTCGAGGTGTTCCAGCGCTTCAAGGAGCTGTCCGACAACCGCACCGCGGTGCTGATCTCGCACCGCTTCTCCAGCGTGCGCATGGCCGACCGCATCCTGGTCCTGGCCGGCGGCCAGATCGAGGCCAGCGGCACCCATGCCGAGCTGATGGCGCAGGGCGGGCGCTACGCGGAACTGTTCGAACTGCAGGCCGCTGGGTATCGTTGA
- a CDS encoding dimethylarginine dimethylaminohydrolase family protein: MIEKILAGGAIEDAADLALAEPAAQAAAAAHGGHRLLMCAPQHFAVDYVINPWMEGNVHAASRERAQAQWDALVAAAAAAGAEIERIAPAAGLPDMVFSANAGLVLGDSFVPSRFRHAERRGEEALFADWCRRAGFRIRALPEDLRFEGAGDALLDRGARRLWMGHGHRSDLAAAHELADLLDIEVMPLRLVDPRFYHLDTCFCPLRDGYLLYYPGAFDDYAQEAIARRIPPAQRIAVGEADALAFACNAVDLDQRLLLNRASPDLCAALAGIGYRVVQTPLDEFLKAGGAAKCLTLRLDE; the protein is encoded by the coding sequence ATGATCGAGAAAATCCTGGCGGGCGGCGCGATCGAGGACGCCGCGGACCTGGCGCTCGCCGAGCCGGCGGCCCAGGCCGCCGCCGCCGCGCATGGCGGCCACCGCCTGCTGATGTGCGCGCCGCAGCACTTCGCGGTGGACTACGTGATCAACCCCTGGATGGAAGGCAACGTCCACGCCGCCAGCCGCGAGCGTGCGCAGGCGCAATGGGACGCGCTGGTCGCCGCGGCCGCGGCCGCCGGTGCCGAGATCGAGCGGATCGCGCCGGCCGCTGGCCTGCCGGACATGGTGTTCAGCGCCAACGCCGGCCTGGTGCTCGGCGACAGCTTCGTGCCCAGCCGCTTCCGCCATGCCGAACGGCGCGGCGAGGAAGCGTTGTTCGCCGACTGGTGCCGCCGCGCCGGCTTCCGCATCCGCGCGCTGCCCGAGGACCTGCGCTTCGAGGGCGCCGGCGACGCGCTGCTGGACCGCGGCGCGCGCCGGCTGTGGATGGGCCACGGCCACCGCAGCGACCTGGCCGCCGCGCACGAACTGGCCGACCTGCTCGACATCGAGGTGATGCCGCTGCGCCTGGTCGACCCGCGCTTCTATCACCTGGACACCTGCTTCTGCCCGCTGCGCGACGGCTACCTGCTGTACTACCCAGGCGCGTTCGACGACTACGCCCAGGAAGCCATCGCCCGCCGCATCCCGCCGGCGCAGCGCATCGCGGTCGGCGAGGCCGACGCCCTCGCCTTCGCCTGCAATGCGGTGGACCTGGACCAGCGCCTGCTGCTCAATCGCGCCAGCCCGGACCTGTGCGCGGCCCTGGCCGGAATCGGCTACCGCGTGGTGCAGACCCCGCTGGACGAATTCCTGAAGGCCGGCGGCGCGGCCAAGTGCCTGACCCTGCGCCTGGACGAGTGA
- a CDS encoding carboxymuconolactone decarboxylase family protein — translation MHFHRIDYTRHEPEAFRALLGASQQVHEGVLGHDLAELVCLRVSQLNGCSYCIDMHATALRKAGLEPRKLDTVAGWRESRFFDARERAALAWAEALTTLPAGAPADACYAALTAHFDAPGISALTMAIALINAWNRLGVGLQPELP, via the coding sequence ATGCACTTCCATCGCATCGACTACACCCGCCACGAACCGGAGGCCTTCCGCGCCCTGCTGGGCGCCAGCCAGCAGGTGCACGAAGGCGTGCTCGGCCATGACCTGGCCGAACTGGTGTGCCTGCGCGTCTCCCAGCTCAACGGCTGCAGCTACTGCATCGACATGCATGCCACGGCCCTGCGCAAGGCTGGCCTGGAACCGCGCAAGCTGGACACCGTCGCCGGCTGGCGCGAGAGCCGCTTCTTCGACGCGCGCGAACGCGCCGCGCTGGCCTGGGCCGAGGCGCTGACCACGCTGCCCGCCGGCGCGCCGGCGGACGCCTGCTACGCGGCGCTGACCGCGCATTTCGACGCGCCGGGCATCAGCGCGCTGACCATGGCCATCGCGCTGATCAATGCCTGGAACCGGCTCGGCGTGGGCCTGCAACCGGAACTGCCGTAA
- a CDS encoding RNA polymerase sigma-70 factor, producing the protein MSPDPTFESQRPRLFGLAYRLLGSRSDAEDVLQEAWLRWQSGDRAAIRDPEAWLVTVTTRLGLDRLRAARGARVHYTGPWLPEPLEIAEEADPAERHARAEQVSVAFLALLERLGPDERAAFLLKEAFDYDYAQIGQLLGHAEANCRQLVHRARERLKAGRPRFAVAPERHRQLLERFMHASQQGDRDAIVALLDANARMRSDGGGKVTATVRPLLGAERIAMLYWAVARRGLGLQSRIGTVNGEPAILRFIGTHLHSAVLVVIDGERIVEVLTLMNPDKLPALTARG; encoded by the coding sequence ATGAGCCCCGATCCGACCTTCGAATCGCAACGTCCCAGGCTGTTCGGCCTGGCCTACCGCCTGCTCGGCAGCCGCAGCGACGCCGAGGACGTGCTGCAGGAGGCCTGGCTGCGCTGGCAGTCCGGCGACCGCGCCGCGATCCGCGATCCGGAGGCGTGGCTGGTGACCGTCACCACCCGGCTCGGGCTGGACCGGCTGCGCGCGGCGCGCGGCGCCCGCGTCCACTACACCGGCCCGTGGCTGCCCGAGCCGCTGGAGATCGCCGAGGAGGCCGACCCGGCCGAGCGCCATGCGCGCGCCGAGCAGGTGTCGGTGGCGTTCCTGGCGCTGCTGGAACGGCTGGGCCCGGACGAGCGCGCCGCGTTCCTGCTGAAGGAGGCCTTCGACTACGACTACGCGCAGATCGGCCAGTTGCTCGGGCATGCCGAAGCCAACTGCCGGCAGCTGGTGCATCGCGCGCGCGAACGGCTCAAGGCCGGCCGGCCGCGCTTCGCGGTGGCCCCGGAACGCCACCGGCAACTGCTCGAGCGCTTCATGCACGCCTCGCAGCAGGGCGACCGCGACGCGATCGTGGCCCTGCTCGACGCCAATGCGCGGATGCGCTCCGACGGTGGCGGCAAGGTCACCGCCACGGTGCGGCCACTGTTGGGCGCCGAGCGCATCGCCATGCTGTACTGGGCGGTGGCGCGGCGCGGCCTGGGCCTGCAGTCGCGGATCGGCACGGTCAACGGCGAACCGGCGATCCTGCGCTTCATCGGCACCCACCTGCATTCGGCGGTGCTGGTGGTGATCGACGGCGAACGCATCGTCGAAGTGCTGACGCTGATGAATCCGGACAAGCTGCCGGCACTGACCGCACGGGGCTAG